In Calonectris borealis chromosome 8, bCalBor7.hap1.2, whole genome shotgun sequence, the genomic stretch AGATGCCTTCGCGAGCCTGGGCTGTCAGTGCTGCCATACAAGGACGGTATTGATCTCCGTGGGCCAGATCCCAGGCTGGTGCAAAGCAGTGAAGCCCCAGGGGCTCTGGGAGAGCTGGGCCTTGCTACGCCCACAGAGATGTGCAGGGCTTTCCTGCCGAGTCTGTGCGTCTGTCTGTCCCCAGTGCGGGGTGCCAGTGGCTCTGGCTAGGCTAAGCTCAGTGTCTGGTGGGTGGGAGAGGTTGCAAAGCTGCCTCAGGTAACGTTTCCTCTCTCCTCAGATGCCTTTGACAACGAGCTGATCGTGAAAACGCTCAAAGAGATCACGGAAGGGAAGACGGTCCAGATTCCCGTCTATGACTTTGTCTCCCACTCCAGGTCTAACAGCTGCCTCTGCCTTGCTGTGCCTCTGCTAACGCCCTGCGGCGCAGCACGCAGCCTTGCCAGCCCAAACCGCCTGCCCCTCCGCTTGTGCCCGCTCTTAGGCACCTAATGTGCCAACCGAAAGTTTCAACGCCAACTACTCCAAACCCCTTGGTTAGAGGATCCAGGGCAGATACAGGCGCAGTCTGAGGGTCTGGAAAGCTGCGCAGCCATGCAGTTGCATTCAGCAACATGCAGGCGTCAGTGGAGGAGGGTTATGGCCCCCCTTTTCTTCCGCCATCCACACTTCCTCTCCCCATAAACTCTGAGTTTGCAGCTTTAACAAGTATTCCAGGCTCAAACAGCCTGGCATTGCCAGGAAAGGAGGAGGACGACAGTTCTTGCTCCTGTAACTCTTCTCTTGCATGTGTTCAGCTTGTTTTTGCATGCCTGTGTTGGTTGTGGATGGTGTGACCCACAAAAGCGCTGTGGTGTCAGGGAAGTGCTGCCTGGTtcccaggggagcagagctggccctTGCGGGTTCCCATGGGTCGAGCCGCACGCAAAGGCTTTCTGGGCTTTAcagcttggcacataacacttgcaaGCAGCAGCTGACCGAGGCGGGGGGGAGAAGGGCTGGTCTGCTTCCTGCTCTGCCATTTGTCCTTCTAGGAAGCGTACGTATGCCTTGGATTCCCTTCACCGCGGTGGGGTAGGTCTGCCCTCTCCTCGGTCGCCCCCCTGGTGCAGCAGTGATGTCCCAGGGTTGGAGCAGTGCCTAGGAGCACCGCTGTTTCCCCCCACCTCTCTTAGCTTGTTTCCCCGCATCAGCATATTTTGACTCTCCTTCCCTCTGCTAGGAAAGAGGAGACGGTGACCGTCTACCCTGCCGACGTGGTGCTCTTCGAAGGCATCCTGGCCTTCTACAGCCAGGAGGTGCGGGATCTCTTCCGCATGAAGCTCTTCGTGGACACGGACGCGGACAC encodes the following:
- the UCK2 gene encoding uridine-cytidine kinase 2 isoform X2; the encoded protein is MCSACFCMPVLVVDGVTHKSAVVSGKCCLVPRGAELALAGSHGSSRTQRLSGLYSLAHNTCKQQLTEAGGRRAGLLPALPFVLLGSVRMPWIPFTAVGKEETVTVYPADVVLFEGILAFYSQEVRDLFRMKLFVDTDADTRLSRRVLRDISERGRDLEQILSQYITFVKPAFEEFCLPTKKYADVIIPRGADNEVAINLIVQHIQDILNGGLSKRQSNGYLNGYTPPRQRQPSESSSRPH